One genomic region from Phragmites australis chromosome 1, lpPhrAust1.1, whole genome shotgun sequence encodes:
- the LOC133917339 gene encoding auxin response factor 2-like, with translation MTGIDLNTVGEEDEEEEAPVLRARGAVCLELWHACAGPVAPLPRKGSAVVYLPQGHLEHIGGDAAGAAAMPPHVFCRVLDVNLHADAATDEVYARVTLVSDDEEAQRLAREREDEDAARDGDGADGDAVRRIAPTPHMFCKTLTASDTSTHGGFSVPRRAAEDCFPPLNYSLQRPSQELVAKDLHGTEWKFRHIYRGQPRRHLLTTGWSAFVNKKKLVSGDAVLFLRGEDGVLRLGMRRAAQLKNVIPIPALHNQCSNHRNLGNVAQAVAMKSVFHIYYNPRLSQSEFIIPYWKFMRSFNQPFSVGMGFRMRYESEDASERRCTGIIIGSREADPMWHGSKWKCLVVRWDDDIECRRPNKVSPWEIELTGPVSGSHICAPNSKRLKPLPQVNPEISLPNGSVTSDFAGSARFHKVLQGQELLGFKTHGGAAISALQATEARNFQYSDQRSSSVNMSNNILGVPRLGVRSPTGIPGFSYHCSGFGESQRFQKVLQGQEVFRPFRGGGLVDAHIRSAGMYQPDGTHASGAAYKWLAPQGCDFRQPTKPVLLLQASSPSSVLMFPQTSLKMPHFEYEYSCLDKAEDGRRVRVSPTQDMGRTNQALSLWPHLVSGKVIDECTGTEKLHSPVSDAEHESNNESAIENGCKIFGISLAEKVRSCDEADSSNVNYNSRFQSSKPQMPKSLGSCWATVHE, from the exons ATGACGGGCATCGACCTCAAcaccgtcggggaggaggacgaggaggaggaggcgccagTGTTAAGGGCGAGGGGCGCGGTGTGCCTGGAGCTGTGGCACGCGTGCGCGGGGCCCGTCGCGCCCTTGCCGCGAAAGGGCAGCGCCGTCGTGTACCTGCCGCAGGGCCACCTCGAGCACATCGGCGGCGACGCGGCGGGAGCCGCGGCGATGCCGCCTCACGTGTTCTGCCGCGTCCTCGACGTCAATCTCCAC GCGGATGCCGCGACGGACGAGGTGTACGCGCGGGTCACGCTGGTGTCCGATGACGAGGAGGCGCAGAGGCTGGCTCGGGAAAGGGAGGACGAGGATGCAGctcgcgacggcgacggcgcggaCGGGGATGCCGTGAGGCGGATCGCGCCGACACCGCACATGTTCTGCAAGACGCTCACGGCTTCCGACACCAGCACGCACGGCGGCTTCTCCGTGCCGCGCCGCGCTGCTGAGGACTGCTTCCCGCCGCTG AACTACAGCCTGCAGAGGCCTTCTCAGGAGCTCGTGGCCAAGGATTTGCACGGCACCGAGTGGAAGTTCCGACATATCTATCGAG GCCAGCCACGAAGACACCTCTTAACCACTGGATGGAGTGCGTTTGTCAATAAGAAGAAGCTGGTCTCTGGGGATGCAGTTCTGTTCCTTCG AGGTGAAGATGGAGTGCTTCGATTGGGAATGCGCCGAGCAGCTCAGCTAAAAAATGTAATCCCTATCCCTGCACTTCATAACCAGTGCTCAAATCATAGGAATCTGGGAAATGTCGCACAAGCTGTGGCCATGAAGTCtgtttttcatatctactacaATCCCAG GTTAAGTCAATCTGAATTCATTATACCCTATTGGAAGTTCATGAGAAGCTTTAACCAACCATTTTCGGTTGGAATGGGATTCAGAATGAGATATGAAAGTGAAGATGCTTCTGAAAGAAG GTGCACTGGGATAATAATTGGAAGCAGAGAGGCAGACCCCATGTGGCATGGTTCAAAATGGAAATGTTTGGTG GTCAGATGGGATGATGATATAGAGTGCCGTCGGCCTAATAAGGTATCACCTTGGGAGATTGAGCTCACAGGACCAGTTTCAGGATCTCATATTTGTGCTCCCAATTCGAAACGTCTGAAACCCCTCCCCCAAGTTAATCCAGAGATTTCGCTTCCAA ATGGAAGTGTCACTTCAGATTTTGCGGGATCTGCCAGATTCCACAAGGTCTTGCAAGGTCAAGAATTGTTGGGTTTCAAAACCCACGGTGGTGCTGCTATTTCAGCTTTGCAGGCAACCGAAGCAAGAAATTTTCAGTACAGTGATCAACGTAGTAGCTCTGTCAACATGAGCAACAATATCTTAGGGGTTCCAAGACTTGGTGTTAGATCTCCAACCGGAATCCCTGGGTTTTCCTACCATTGCTCAGGCTTTGGGGAATCTCAAAGATTCCAAAAGGTCTTGCAAGGTCAAGAAGTGTTTCGTCCTTTCCGAGGAGGAGGTTTGGTTGACGCTCATATAAGATCTGCTGGCATGTATCAACCTGACGGTACCCATGCATCTGGTGCAGCTTATAAATGGCTTGCACCACAAGGATGTGATTTTCGACAGCCAACAAAACCAGTTCTTCTGTTGCAAGCATCCTCCCCATCATCTGTGCTGATGTTTCCACAAACTAGTTTAAAGATGCCTCACTTTGAATATGAGTACAGCTGCCTGGATAAGGCTGAGGATGGTAGACGTGTTAGGGTTAGCCCTACACAAGATATGGGAAGAACCAATCAAGCGTTATCTCTTTGGCCTCATCTTGTTTCAGGCAAAGTGATAGATGAATGTACTGGAACTGAGAAGTTGCACTCCCCTGTCAGTGACGCAGAGcatgaatcaaacaacgagaGTGCCATCGAAAATGGCTGCAAAATATTTGGTATCTCATTGGCTGAAAAGGTCCGATCATGTGATGAAGCAGACTCTAGCAACGTGAATTATAATTCTCGGTTCCAGTCTTCAAAGCCACAAATGCCGAAATCACTAGGCAGCTGTTGGGCCACT GTTCACGAGTAA
- the LOC133917349 gene encoding putative receptor protein kinase ZmPK1, which translates to MVHEPEHHKQKHHSIPLTPRKMTTFLCLIILPLFTVLPCSYGSPHSMLSTGSSLLVEGYKKNFLTSPSADFSCGFYEVGRNAFSFSIWFTNTMEKTVVWSANPTSPVNGRGSMVSLNHDGNLVLTDVNGTVTWDSKTSSGKGTTVSLLDTGNLIIKGPNGAILWESFSSPTDTLLPFQPLTKGTRLASVYYSLYFDNDNVLRLMYDGPNISSIYWPSGDYSVFQNGRTNYNSSRIAVLDAEGYFLSSDGLQVKSSDWGTVIMRRLTIDYDGNLRMYSLDASNGSWVVTWEAIAKMCDVHGLCGQNGICQFLPRFHCSCPPGYEMIDPQNWNKGCWPQFSKSCNSTEFEFIKLPQTDFYGFDLTYNQTFSLEECKKTCLDICSCSAFTYRTGSCFTKAVLFNGYSSPNFPGDNYIKLPKNMGKSTSLVSRKSGLTCNPDIPEIVEGSASMYGMNNVDKRWTTYYVFAAILGALVLLFTGTGWWFLSSKQNIPQSMVAGYKMVASQFRMFTYRELREATGKFKEEIGRGGSGIVYRGVLEDKRVVAVKKLTNFSRSEDELQTEMSIIGRINHMNLVRMWGFCSEGQHKLLVYEYVENESLDRYLFGNVSSERLIAWSQRFKIALGTARGLAYLHHECLEWVIHCDVKPENILLTRDFEAKIADFGLAKLSNRDSSSFNLTHMRGTMGYMAPEWALNLPINAKVDVYSYGVVLLEIVTGSQISSGIIVDGKEVELRQFVQVTSQFLESGDVKDIVDQRLNGHFNPEQATTMLKVAIACLEERNSRPTMNEIVKDLLACDDQDDHPAYSC; encoded by the coding sequence ATTTCTCCTGCGGCTTCTATGAAGTTGGAAGGAATGCTTTCTCCTTCTCTATCTGGTTCACCAACACCATGGAAAAGACTGTCGTGTGGTCTGCAAACCCCACATCCCCGGTGAATGGTCGTGGCTCCATGGTTTCGCTGAACCATGATGGCAACTTGGTCCTCACTGATGTCAATGGAACCGTGACATGGGACAGCAAGACGAGCTCTGGCAAGGGCACGACAGTATCGCTTCTCGATACCGGCAACCTTATCATCAAAGGCCCCAACGGTGCAATCCTATGGGAAAGCTTCTCTTCACCAACTGACACCTTGCTGCCGTTTCAGCCCCTCACCAAAGGAACAAGGTTAGCCTCTGTTTACTATAGCCTCTATTTCGACAATGACAATGTGCTGCGCCTCATGTATGATGGACCAAATATATCAAGCATCTATTGGCCAAGTGGAGACTATTCAGTGTTCCAAAATGGGCGCACAAACTACAATAGCTCCAGGATTGCAGTCCTCGACGCTGAAGGTTATTTCCTATCAAGTGATGGGCTTCAGGTAAAGTCATCTGATTGGGGTACAGTAATCATGAGAAGGCTGACAATTGATTACGATGGAAACCTCAGAATGTACAGCTTGGATGCATCAAATGGGAGTTGGGTAGTCACATGGGAGGCTATAGCAAAAATGTGCGATGTGCACGGGCTATGTGGACAGAATGGGATATGTCAGTTCTTGCCAAGATTCCATTGCTCATGTCCACCAGGATATGAGATGATTGATCCACAGAATTGGAACAAAGGTTGTTGGCCACAATTCAGCAAAAGCTGCAACAGCACAGAGTTTGAGTTCATCAAGCTCCCTCAAACCGACTTCTATGGCTTCGATCTGACCTACAACCAGACCTTCTCACTTGAAGAATGCAAGAAAACTTGCTTGGATATCTGTTCCTGCTCTGCTTTCACATACAGGACGGGATCTTGCTTCACCAAAGCTGTACTCTTCAATGGCTACAGCTCCCCAAATTTTCCTGGTGACAACTATATAAAACTACCTAAGAATATGGGCAAATCAACATCCTTAGTCTCCAGAAAGTCTGGTCTCACATGCAACCCGGATATTCCTGAGATTGTAGAAGGATCTGCAAGTATGTATGGAATGAACAATGTCGATAAACGTTGGACGACTTATTATGTGTTTGCAGCAATACTGGGAGCCCTAGTACTGCTCTTTACTGGTACAGGCTGGTGGTTTCTTTCCAGCAAGCAAAACATACCTCAATCAATGGTGGCAGGCTACAAGATGGTAGCAAGCCAATTCAGGATGTTCACATACCGAGAGTTAAGGGAAGCAACTGGAAAGTTCAAGGAAGAGATTGGAAGAGGGGGCTCTGGAATTGTTTACAGAGGAGTACTTGAAGATAAGCGAGTAGTGGCAGTGAAGAAGCTAACGAACTTCTCACGTAGTGAGGACGAATTGCAAACAGAAATGAGTATAATTGGGAGGATTAACCACATGAATTTAGTAAGGATGTGGGGTTTTTGCTCCGAGGGTCAACACAAACTACTGGTTTATGAATATGTGGAGAATGAATCACTGGACAGGTATCTATTTGGCAATGTAAGTAGTGAGAGATTAATTGCATGGAGTCAGCGATTCAAAATAGCATTGGGAACAGCAAGAGGCTTGGCCTACCTCCATCATGAGTGCCTTGAGTGGGTAATCCATTGTGACGTAAAGCCAGAGAACATACTCCTGACCCGAGATTTTGAAGCTAAGATAGCAGACTTTGGCCTAGCCAAACTCTCAAATAGAGACAGTTCCAGTTTCAATCTCACCCACATGAGAGGAACAATGGGCTACATGGCACCAGAATGGGCGTTAAACTTGCCAATCAACGCAAAAGTTGATGTCTACAGTTACGGTGTTGTCCTTCTTGAAATTGTGACAGGAAGTCAGATCTCAAGTGGGATAATAGTGGATGGGAAGGAGGTCGAGCTTAGACAGTTTGTGCAGGTCACAAGTCAGTTTCTGGAGAGTGGAGATGTCAAGGATATCGTCGATCAAAGACTGAATGGTCATTTCAATCCTGAGCAAGCAACGACAATGTTGAAAGTTGCTATAGCTTGCCTTGAAGAAAGAAACAGCAGGCCTACAATGAATGAAATTGTAAAAGATCTATTGGCATGTGATGACCAAGATGATCACCCCGCCTACTCATGTTGA